AGAGCGTGTTAAGCGGCCAATTAAAGAGAAAGGATAAGCACAATGGACGAAAAAGATTTGAAAAAAGACCTGGAATCCACTTTAGATTTTGAAAAAGCAAAGAAGATGACAGTGGGTCAAGCCATGCGTAAAAATGAGGAATTCGAAGCGGGTGTGAAGCCAAATGACAATGTTTTAGATAAATATATCAAGCAACACGAAGCGGAGATTGCAGCTGGGAAGTTTGATACCAAAGTAATTCAATCCACTCCTGTTGAGGAGGTTGCTGAAACAGCGGCTATTTCTGATATGATTCAAACTGTTCGAGAAGAAATCACAACACCAGTGATAGATGAGATTGAAGTGGAAGAGGATGATGACTTAGTTGTTCTTCCTTTCTACAAGAAAAAGCGGGTCATTTATTCAGCGGTGGGAGTTCTTCTTATAGCTTTGATTGGAGGGACTGGTTATTTAGCTTTGAACAAAAATCAAGCAAAACCAGCGACGACGGCGACAAGTACGACTTCTTCATCCAAAGAGCAGTCATCTTCATCCAGCACAGGGCAAACAGCCTTGAAAGAATTCAACGACCTTTATGATTCTTTCTTTACAGATGCGAACAAACTAGCCTTAAAAAATAGTAGTTTTGGGAACTTAGATCAGTTGAAAGCTGCTGTTGAAAAATTAAAGGATAGTTCTGAATACACGGCTGCTAAGGCTAAGTACGATAGTCTGGTCAAGCAAATTTCAGCTGTTCAATCAGTTAATTCTCAGTTTGAAACGCCAGCTATTACAGACGGCGTATTGGATACGGATGTAAGAGCGAAAAGCGATGCTCAATTTAAAGAGGAAAATACTGGAAATGCTGACTTGGATAAAGTCCTTCAATCAGCCATTAGCCTAGGGCGTAGTCAACAAGTGGCAACCCCAGCACCTCAGACAGAAACGGTAGAGGTAGCAGCTCCAGCACCAGTTCAGCCAACTCCAGCACAGCCAGCTCAGGAAGTGGTGCCAAGTCAAGTGCAAATTCCAGGAATTCCTGTTAGCCCGATTGCCCCTGTTGCAAATATGCAGCGTCATCTCAGTCGCGTTCCTTACAATCAAGCTGCCATTGATGATGTCAACAATCCAGCTTGGGTCTTTAATCCGGGAATTTTAGAGAAAATCCTAGAGACTTCTCGCCAACGCGGCTATATCAAGGGGAATGATTATATTATCGAGCGTGTCAATATCGTGAACGGCAATGGTTATTACAATCTGTTTAAGCCAGATGGAACTTATTTGTTTAGTATGAACTGTAAGACAGGTTACTTTGTCGGTAATGCCAAAGGCCATGCCGATGCCTTGGATTATTAGTCTATTTTG
The window above is part of the Streptococcus himalayensis genome. Proteins encoded here:
- a CDS encoding cell division site-positioning protein MapZ family protein; amino-acid sequence: MDEKDLKKDLESTLDFEKAKKMTVGQAMRKNEEFEAGVKPNDNVLDKYIKQHEAEIAAGKFDTKVIQSTPVEEVAETAAISDMIQTVREEITTPVIDEIEVEEDDDLVVLPFYKKKRVIYSAVGVLLIALIGGTGYLALNKNQAKPATTATSTTSSSKEQSSSSSTGQTALKEFNDLYDSFFTDANKLALKNSSFGNLDQLKAAVEKLKDSSEYTAAKAKYDSLVKQISAVQSVNSQFETPAITDGVLDTDVRAKSDAQFKEENTGNADLDKVLQSAISLGRSQQVATPAPQTETVEVAAPAPVQPTPAQPAQEVVPSQVQIPGIPVSPIAPVANMQRHLSRVPYNQAAIDDVNNPAWVFNPGILEKILETSRQRGYIKGNDYIIERVNIVNGNGYYNLFKPDGTYLFSMNCKTGYFVGNAKGHADALDY